From Candidatus Bathyanammoxibius amoris, the proteins below share one genomic window:
- a CDS encoding glycine zipper domain-containing protein, whose amino-acid sequence MGEKSSLCLVFALAIVLVCSGCQMSDTQKGTGIGAVTGAVVGTGIGAAFGVPGLGAAIGAGGGALGGALIGDMFGRKKQKKQKEELEQQLQQKDQELAAARAGDAGHYDTVTKRRWIDTSNIERVWVPAHTKDGVLIEGHYEDRPVPSGRWEEYQEKVWVPNS is encoded by the coding sequence ATGGGTGAAAAATCATCTTTGTGTCTGGTATTTGCCCTGGCGATAGTGCTGGTATGCTCCGGCTGTCAGATGTCAGATACGCAGAAGGGGACGGGTATCGGAGCGGTCACCGGCGCAGTAGTCGGCACAGGTATTGGGGCGGCATTTGGTGTACCGGGGCTTGGTGCGGCGATTGGTGCCGGAGGCGGCGCCCTGGGCGGTGCGCTTATTGGCGACATGTTCGGAAGGAAGAAACAGAAAAAGCAAAAGGAAGAATTAGAACAGCAGTTGCAGCAGAAAGACCAGGAGCTGGCGGCTGCCAGAGCCGGCGATGCCGGCCACTACGACACCGTTACCAAAAGGCGGTGGATAGATACCTCCAATATCGAGCGTGTGTGGGTGCCTGCACATACGAAGGACGGCGTCTTAATAGAAGGCCATTACGAAGACAGGCCCGTCCCAAGCGGGAGGTGGGAGGAATACCAGGAAAAGGTCTGGGTGCCCAACAGCTAA
- a CDS encoding glycine zipper domain-containing protein, which translates to MGGKPFLCLVFVVVAALLCSGCTETQKGTGIGALVGGGAGAAIGAAFGVPGLGAAIGAGGGALGGALIGDHLGRKKEKKQKAELQQQLQQKDQELAYAQGRASAEPAGGSQRYTRRRWVDTSRTESVWVSEHTVNGRVVPGHYEDRTVPSGNWEENQGQIQTPQRGGY; encoded by the coding sequence ATGGGTGGTAAACCCTTTTTATGTCTGGTATTTGTCGTTGTTGCAGCCCTGTTGTGCTCTGGATGTACAGAGACCCAGAAGGGTACGGGTATTGGCGCATTAGTTGGAGGTGGAGCGGGTGCCGCTATAGGTGCGGCGTTTGGTGTACCCGGTCTTGGTGCGGCTATCGGGGCTGGAGGTGGCGCACTGGGTGGCGCGCTGATTGGTGACCACCTGGGAAGGAAAAAAGAGAAGAAACAGAAGGCGGAGTTACAGCAACAGTTACAGCAGAAGGATCAGGAACTGGCGTATGCGCAGGGAAGGGCCAGTGCAGAACCTGCCGGCGGCTCCCAGAGGTACACCAGAAGAAGGTGGGTAGATACCAGCAGGACTGAGAGTGTGTGGGTATCCGAACATACGGTAAACGGCCGCGTAGTACCGGGTCATTATGAGGACAGGACTGTCCCAAGCGGAAACTGGGAAGAAAACCAGGGGCAGATTCAGACTCCACAGCGGGGCGGGTACTGA
- a CDS encoding glycine zipper domain-containing protein, protein MGNKPLLCLTFVVVVALAVAGCEATGTQKGTAVGALGGAAVGAGIGAAFGVPGLGAAIGAGGGALGGALIGDQMEKKKQAKEKEELRQQLEEKDRQLEATQRSGAQEGKTFVEGHYETIAKKQWVDTTTTERVWVPEHTQGDRVIEGHYEEKPVPSGYWQEYQEKVWVPDHYE, encoded by the coding sequence ATGGGTAACAAGCCACTTTTATGTCTGACATTTGTCGTTGTGGTAGCGCTGGCAGTCGCTGGCTGTGAGGCGACGGGTACCCAGAAGGGTACGGCTGTCGGTGCGTTAGGAGGAGCGGCAGTAGGGGCCGGTATCGGCGCGGCATTTGGTGTCCCCGGTCTCGGCGCAGCTATTGGCGCTGGAGGCGGCGCACTTGGCGGCGCGCTGATTGGCGACCAGATGGAGAAGAAGAAACAGGCAAAGGAAAAAGAAGAGTTAAGGCAGCAGTTGGAAGAGAAGGATAGACAGCTGGAGGCTACTCAGCGGAGTGGGGCCCAGGAAGGCAAGACGTTTGTTGAGGGACACTACGAAACCATTGCGAAGAAACAGTGGGTGGACACTACTACCACAGAGCGTGTGTGGGTACCTGAACATACGCAAGGTGACCGCGTAATAGAGGGTCATTACGAGGAAAAACCTGTCCCAAGCGGTTACTGGCAGGAATATCAAGAGAAGGTCTGGGTTCCTGACCACTACGAATAG
- a CDS encoding YkgJ family cysteine cluster protein produces the protein MKKQDAQRRPWYGKGLRFECQRCGNCCRGEPGDVWVTTKEIGSISSYMKESLDGFARKYLRKVGRRTSLLEFQNGDCIMYSNGCRVYKARPKQCRTFPFWSSNLKGRNTWEELKESCPGVDRGRLHTLHEIEQQRLGE, from the coding sequence GTGAAGAAACAAGACGCACAACGCAGGCCATGGTATGGCAAGGGCCTTCGTTTTGAGTGCCAGAGATGCGGCAACTGTTGCCGTGGAGAGCCTGGAGACGTCTGGGTTACCACTAAAGAGATTGGGTCCATATCCAGTTACATGAAGGAGTCCCTGGACGGATTTGCCAGAAAGTACCTGCGGAAGGTGGGCCGAAGGACGAGCCTCCTTGAATTCCAAAATGGTGATTGCATTATGTACTCAAACGGATGCCGTGTCTACAAGGCCAGACCAAAGCAGTGCCGTACCTTCCCATTCTGGTCCTCGAATCTTAAGGGCAGAAATACCTGGGAGGAGCTGAAGGAGTCCTGCCCTGGAGTGGACAGGGGGCGTCTCCACACACTGCATGAAATCGAACAGCAGCGTCTTGGGGAATAA
- a CDS encoding ferrous iron transporter B produces the protein MLRLKNKKERRSKLSGPSIALVGNPNVGKSVLFGLLTGKYVIVSNYPGTTVTVSRGKCRQLGGGVEVVDTPGANSLVPQSEDERVARDILLEGEKKVIQVVDSKNLRRGLILTTQLAEMELPVVLDLNMWDECLERGIDINTRRLQSLLGIQVVKTVATERRGIGDLISAVPDAKRLNLRVDYGKQIEDAISKIERLLPEGQPKRAISLMLLSGDISLEKRFKNLIGKESMEEINGTRDTLQGRYADSLSYIISKKRGAFVDNILREVLNPPSKKAESNAFLRPLFFFFLMPLFSFGMGYKVMGLILFPFFKEFPSPFFLALTLKLAGGAAACILITIHLFRKELWTRRTISEVLGNLTMHPVAAYPILIIVLWLVYKIVAEFGAGISVDFLENKIFGQAGTPSGGFDLWVGVPFTSIQYTMAHVPFQGINYYLGVLAQTVMSPDNIVYRFFLGSKAGVIQMGLTYSIAIILPIVSFFFLAFGLMEDSGYLPRLAVMLDRLFKKIGLTGKAVLPMVIGLGCVTMATLTTRIMEKRKERLICILLLAFAIPCSAQLGVIAFILGSVSGVYFAVYAFVIMSQLLLVGFVASKILPGGRSDFIIEIPPFRFPKILNIIVKTLYRVKWFLKEAVPLFLLGTIALFIAMEVGILKYIEAGGGHIVGLLDLPKETSEGFLLGFLRRDYGAVSIFKTLEGSQGPSGIDPIQLLVALVVITLFVPCIASVFVMIKEIGIVRTMLIIAFIIPYAFLVGGVLNLILRAI, from the coding sequence ATGCTTCGACTAAAGAATAAAAAAGAACGCAGGTCCAAATTGAGTGGTCCCTCAATAGCCCTGGTAGGCAACCCTAACGTGGGTAAGAGTGTGCTGTTTGGTCTGTTGACGGGTAAATACGTGATAGTGTCAAACTACCCGGGTACCACGGTTACAGTGTCGAGGGGTAAATGCAGGCAGCTGGGCGGGGGCGTGGAGGTGGTGGACACGCCGGGTGCGAACAGCCTTGTGCCTCAGTCAGAGGACGAGCGGGTGGCAAGGGACATTCTCCTCGAGGGAGAAAAGAAGGTTATACAGGTAGTGGATTCGAAGAACCTTCGAAGGGGGCTTATTCTCACTACACAACTGGCGGAGATGGAACTCCCCGTTGTGCTGGACCTGAACATGTGGGACGAGTGCCTTGAACGTGGCATAGACATAAATACCCGAAGACTCCAGAGCCTGCTTGGCATACAGGTGGTAAAGACGGTGGCCACGGAGAGGCGGGGAATAGGGGACCTGATAAGCGCGGTACCCGATGCGAAAAGGCTTAACCTGAGAGTCGACTATGGAAAGCAAATAGAGGATGCAATCAGCAAGATAGAAAGGCTCCTGCCCGAGGGACAGCCCAAAAGGGCGATATCATTAATGCTTCTCTCAGGTGATATCAGCCTGGAGAAGAGATTTAAGAATCTAATTGGCAAGGAGTCTATGGAAGAAATAAACGGGACGAGGGACACGCTTCAGGGCAGATATGCCGACTCCTTAAGTTATATAATAAGCAAGAAACGAGGCGCCTTTGTTGACAACATCTTGCGAGAAGTACTGAACCCCCCCTCAAAGAAGGCAGAATCAAACGCCTTCTTACGCCCGCTGTTTTTTTTCTTCCTGATGCCTTTATTCTCTTTTGGGATGGGATATAAGGTGATGGGCCTGATACTTTTCCCTTTTTTCAAGGAATTTCCGTCTCCTTTCTTTTTGGCCCTTACCCTTAAACTTGCAGGCGGCGCCGCCGCATGCATACTTATAACCATACATCTCTTCAGGAAGGAACTGTGGACGAGAAGGACCATTTCCGAGGTCCTGGGGAACCTTACCATGCATCCGGTAGCCGCGTATCCGATACTTATTATCGTCCTGTGGCTCGTGTATAAGATTGTTGCGGAATTCGGCGCGGGAATTAGCGTGGATTTCCTTGAGAATAAGATATTCGGCCAGGCGGGAACGCCCTCCGGGGGGTTTGACCTCTGGGTGGGAGTACCGTTTACGAGCATCCAATACACCATGGCCCACGTCCCCTTCCAGGGCATCAATTATTATCTGGGAGTCCTGGCGCAGACGGTAATGAGCCCGGACAACATCGTTTACAGGTTCTTCCTCGGTTCTAAGGCAGGTGTCATTCAGATGGGACTCACGTACTCCATTGCAATCATCCTGCCTATAGTTTCGTTTTTCTTTCTGGCGTTTGGCCTGATGGAAGACAGCGGCTACCTGCCTCGTCTTGCGGTAATGCTGGACAGGTTGTTCAAGAAGATCGGTTTGACGGGCAAGGCCGTGCTGCCCATGGTTATCGGCCTTGGTTGTGTAACCATGGCAACACTTACGACCCGGATAATGGAGAAAAGGAAGGAGAGGTTGATATGCATCCTGTTGCTGGCGTTCGCGATACCCTGCTCAGCGCAGCTTGGCGTCATCGCCTTCATTCTGGGAAGCGTTTCGGGGGTGTATTTTGCAGTTTACGCCTTCGTTATCATGTCTCAGCTCCTTTTAGTTGGTTTCGTCGCCTCCAAGATACTGCCCGGCGGGCGCTCGGACTTTATCATTGAGATACCGCCTTTCCGCTTCCCGAAGATATTAAACATAATCGTAAAGACACTCTACAGGGTGAAGTGGTTCCTGAAGGAAGCCGTTCCGCTTTTTCTCCTGGGCACAATTGCGCTGTTTATTGCGATGGAAGTAGGGATACTGAAATACATCGAGGCCGGCGGCGGCCATATCGTGGGCCTTTTAGACCTGCCCAAGGAGACCTCTGAGGGATTCCTGCTGGGCTTCCTGAGAAGGGATTACGGCGCCGTAAGCATCTTTAAGACGTTGGAGGGTAGCCAGGGCCCCTCGGGTATCGACCCGATACAGCTTCTTGTGGCCCTTGTGGTCATCACACTTTTTGTTCCCTGTATAGCCAGTGTTTTTGTTATGATAAAAGAAATAGGCATCGTCCGTACGATGCTAATTATTGCCTTTATAATACCGTACGCGTTTCTGGTTGGCGGTGTGCTCAACCTGATACTGCGTGCCATTTGA
- a CDS encoding metal-dependent transcriptional regulator encodes MNEQSIDEVLEHVWIHEEESHGRVDKGMVVRWIDPGTVETVLAEMEQRGLVRIKKSSVTLSAPGREAAELIIRRHRLAERLLKDVLAVGHDEMDSAACIFEHYLSEEVTTSICTLLGHPVRCPHGKIIPPGECCRRKERKALRPLVQPLTDLAPGEEGKVAYITTRHHERLDKLSSLGLLPGTTLRVHQKQPALVVFMGETQLALDYDTARDVYIRRS; translated from the coding sequence ATGAATGAACAGAGTATAGACGAGGTACTGGAGCACGTATGGATACATGAGGAAGAGTCTCATGGCCGTGTGGATAAGGGCATGGTTGTCCGGTGGATAGACCCTGGGACTGTGGAAACGGTCCTTGCCGAAATGGAACAAAGGGGTCTCGTCCGCATAAAAAAATCCTCCGTCACGCTGAGTGCCCCCGGCAGAGAAGCGGCAGAGCTGATTATCAGGCGGCACCGCCTGGCTGAGAGGCTGCTCAAAGACGTGCTGGCTGTCGGGCACGACGAGATGGACTCAGCGGCCTGTATATTTGAACACTATCTCTCGGAAGAGGTGACGACCAGCATCTGCACCCTGCTTGGCCATCCCGTCCGTTGCCCGCACGGGAAGATAATCCCGCCGGGGGAATGTTGTCGCCGGAAAGAAAGAAAAGCGCTGCGCCCGCTGGTACAGCCACTTACCGACCTGGCTCCCGGTGAAGAGGGAAAGGTGGCGTACATCACTACAAGGCACCACGAGAGACTGGACAAGTTGTCTTCCCTTGGACTCCTGCCGGGAACAACCCTGAGGGTACACCAGAAACAACCCGCACTGGTGGTATTCATGGGTGAAACACAACTGGCCCTCGATTATGATACCGCCAGAGACGTCTACATAAGACGCTCGTAA
- a CDS encoding L,D-transpeptidase family protein, with product MKNYRIFVHLSGAIVCMFLFLLQQSQRSDNLLYAESSRSISSGSMAGGQVEEIRREDIIFRTKSPEAVRERSRPSERLHPRRQTIRPRALPTTTGTVVSRPRRQPLGEQSFAHAAKRKTGSRSLKHAAGRESLQETIDNAYEYLLRGKKEEARNLYSKALFIETSRERREIIKKHLEVLNKELVFSPKTGPGSVTYEVKSGDNLTKIAKKFNTTPGLLMRINRKKDTRLRVNEPLKVLTGTTSVLVDKKNFTLTLLIDGYYVKEFPIGTGKDDSTPEGTFFVESRLKNPVWYSPEGVYPYGHPKNILGTRWLGFKNKPGTVGYGVHGTTKPETIGTESSNGCIRMRNEDVEELYDFVTPNTKVTIKS from the coding sequence ATGAAAAACTACAGAATTTTCGTCCACCTATCCGGGGCCATCGTCTGCATGTTTTTATTCCTTCTCCAACAAAGCCAGCGTAGCGACAACCTCCTTTATGCCGAATCAAGCCGGAGTATCAGCAGCGGGAGCATGGCCGGTGGCCAGGTAGAAGAGATAAGGCGTGAAGACATAATCTTCAGGACAAAGTCTCCCGAGGCAGTAAGAGAGCGTTCTCGTCCTTCTGAAAGACTTCATCCCAGGCGACAGACCATAAGACCCAGAGCACTTCCCACCACAACGGGTACCGTTGTTTCCAGACCCAGACGCCAACCGCTCGGGGAACAGTCTTTTGCCCACGCCGCAAAAAGGAAAACCGGCTCCCGGAGCTTAAAACACGCGGCGGGAAGGGAGTCCCTGCAGGAAACCATCGATAACGCGTACGAATATCTGTTAAGGGGTAAGAAGGAGGAGGCGCGCAATCTTTATTCAAAGGCCCTGTTTATTGAGACATCAAGGGAGAGACGGGAGATAATAAAGAAGCATCTCGAGGTGCTCAACAAAGAACTTGTCTTTTCACCCAAGACAGGACCCGGATCCGTTACCTACGAGGTAAAATCCGGAGACAACCTCACAAAGATTGCAAAGAAGTTTAACACCACACCGGGACTCCTTATGAGGATAAACAGGAAGAAAGACACCCGGCTCCGCGTCAATGAGCCCCTGAAAGTCCTGACCGGCACAACCAGCGTACTGGTGGACAAGAAAAACTTTACCCTGACACTGCTTATTGACGGTTACTACGTGAAGGAGTTCCCTATCGGGACGGGAAAAGACGACAGTACGCCCGAAGGGACTTTTTTTGTCGAATCCAGACTCAAGAACCCTGTCTGGTATTCACCTGAGGGAGTATACCCCTACGGACACCCAAAGAACATCCTCGGGACTCGCTGGCTTGGATTTAAGAACAAACCCGGCACGGTAGGTTACGGTGTCCACGGCACCACGAAACCCGAGACCATTGGTACCGAGTCCTCCAACGGCTGCATAAGGATGCGGAACGAGGACGTTGAAGAGCTCTATGATTTTGTTACCCCCAACACGAAGGTAACAATCAAGAGTTAG
- a CDS encoding cyclodeaminase/cyclohydrolase family protein, with product MYCKEPLERYLNDAAAGTSTPGGGSVSALAGALGTTMANMSINMTVGRPKFQAVEELLKDKGKKFEDARVELLGLMHKDMEAYQGVMDAYKLPKEGTEEKKRRTDAIQSAMKGAMDVPLRLLRCSLAMLEDLAEIVDKVNPNLIGDVAVSAILARAGLLGGKINVLANLVYIKDDELNKTTRTELAQVVDRAEILFNNVMTKVEGAFTK from the coding sequence ATGTACTGCAAGGAGCCGCTGGAAAGATACCTGAATGATGCCGCTGCGGGAACGTCCACCCCCGGAGGCGGAAGCGTATCCGCCCTGGCCGGTGCACTGGGTACGACCATGGCCAACATGTCTATAAACATGACCGTGGGAAGACCTAAATTCCAGGCCGTTGAGGAACTGCTTAAGGACAAAGGTAAGAAATTTGAAGACGCCAGGGTGGAACTCCTGGGCCTCATGCATAAGGACATGGAGGCGTATCAAGGTGTGATGGACGCCTATAAACTTCCGAAGGAAGGCACGGAGGAAAAAAAGAGGCGGACAGACGCCATACAGAGCGCCATGAAAGGGGCCATGGACGTCCCTCTCAGGCTCCTCAGGTGTTCACTGGCCATGCTTGAAGACCTGGCCGAGATAGTAGACAAGGTCAACCCCAACCTGATAGGCGACGTCGCCGTCTCCGCCATCCTTGCGCGGGCGGGACTCCTGGGCGGGAAGATAAACGTGCTGGCCAACCTGGTGTACATCAAGGACGACGAGCTGAATAAAACCACTCGTACCGAGTTGGCCCAGGTGGTTGACAGGGCGGAAATCCTCTTTAATAACGTTATGACTAAAGTTGAAGGTGCGTTTACTAAATAA
- the dhaK gene encoding dihydroxyacetone kinase subunit DhaK — MKKLINDPNNVVREMLEGFATAHHGHVRLLEDLNVVVRKDSPVKGKVALVSGGGSGHEPAHAGYVGAGMLDAACAGDVFTSPNVEQILGAIRHVDGGSGVLLIIKNYTGDVLNFEMAMELAANEGISIDKITVNDDVSVEETGRTAGRRGIAGTIFIHKIAGARAEAGGTLHDVKASAETALKNLRSMGMALSPCTVPATGKPSFTLADDEMEIGMGIHGEPGVRRTKIMSADKLAETLLEGIMEDLPLDEGDEVALMTNGLGSTPVMELYIVHRAAAAILKAKGFRLSASYVGEFMTSLEMSGCSLTLLRLNSELKPLLFAPARTPAFIQI; from the coding sequence ATGAAAAAACTGATAAACGATCCAAATAATGTAGTACGGGAGATGCTGGAGGGGTTTGCCACCGCGCACCACGGGCATGTACGGCTGCTTGAAGACCTGAACGTAGTGGTCAGGAAGGATTCTCCCGTAAAGGGCAAGGTGGCGCTGGTGTCGGGCGGCGGGAGCGGGCACGAGCCGGCCCACGCCGGGTATGTGGGCGCGGGTATGCTGGATGCGGCCTGCGCGGGGGACGTATTTACCTCGCCCAACGTGGAACAGATTCTCGGGGCCATAAGACACGTAGACGGCGGCTCCGGCGTACTTCTGATAATCAAGAATTATACGGGCGACGTGCTGAACTTTGAGATGGCCATGGAACTGGCTGCGAATGAAGGCATCTCCATAGACAAGATAACCGTTAATGATGACGTCTCGGTGGAGGAGACCGGGCGCACGGCAGGCCGGAGGGGGATTGCAGGGACTATATTCATCCACAAGATAGCAGGCGCCAGGGCAGAGGCCGGTGGCACGCTGCATGACGTAAAGGCTTCTGCGGAGACGGCCCTCAAAAACCTGCGTTCTATGGGAATGGCCCTCTCCCCGTGCACCGTACCGGCGACCGGCAAACCCAGCTTCACGCTGGCGGACGACGAGATGGAGATTGGTATGGGAATCCACGGTGAGCCGGGCGTCAGGCGCACAAAGATAATGAGTGCCGACAAGTTGGCCGAGACACTTCTAGAGGGCATTATGGAAGACCTCCCTCTTGATGAAGGGGATGAGGTGGCCCTGATGACGAACGGACTCGGCTCAACACCCGTTATGGAGCTTTATATCGTTCATCGCGCCGCGGCGGCCATACTCAAGGCGAAGGGGTTTAGGCTCTCTGCAAGCTACGTGGGGGAGTTTATGACCTCTCTGGAGATGAGTGGCTGTTCTTTGACCCTGCTGCGGCTTAACAGCGAGCTGAAGCCCCTGTTATTCGCCCCGGCCCGCACACCCGCCTTTATCCAAATTTAA
- the dhaL gene encoding dihydroxyacetone kinase subunit DhaL yields MKDITPEVLIGLVESLAGTFEEEESFLNELDSKVGDGECGTNLRKAFRTASDRLKAKPPEDAVSLVEQLGMHLITSSGGTIGLLFGVGIHAAGKEAGGGSGFKKAADVVRMGNAAIEAIQTRGKARTGDKTFLDALVPAVAAFSDSINNGASADKALSEAVKSARQGAEATTGMIAQRGRASYLGGRSMGHIDPGARAFALALESVQRYLINT; encoded by the coding sequence ATGAAGGATATAACGCCGGAAGTGCTTATCGGTCTGGTCGAGTCACTTGCCGGGACATTTGAGGAAGAGGAATCTTTTCTGAATGAACTTGACTCGAAGGTGGGAGACGGCGAGTGCGGGACCAACCTGCGTAAGGCGTTCAGGACCGCGTCGGACAGGCTCAAGGCAAAACCTCCGGAAGACGCAGTCAGTTTGGTTGAACAGTTAGGCATGCATCTCATTACCTCCTCGGGTGGGACAATCGGGCTGCTGTTTGGTGTGGGAATCCACGCAGCGGGTAAGGAGGCGGGCGGGGGTTCCGGTTTTAAGAAGGCGGCAGACGTAGTAAGGATGGGCAACGCTGCCATTGAGGCCATACAGACGCGCGGCAAGGCCCGGACGGGCGACAAGACCTTCCTGGACGCCCTGGTCCCCGCAGTGGCGGCCTTCAGCGACAGTATAAATAACGGGGCATCCGCCGACAAGGCGCTGAGTGAGGCCGTAAAGTCCGCCCGGCAGGGTGCCGAGGCCACGACGGGCATGATAGCACAGAGGGGCAGGGCCTCTTATCTTGGCGGGCGCAGCATGGGACACATAGACCCCGGCGCCAGGGCATTCGCGCTGGCGCTTGAGAGCGTACAAAGATACCTCATCAACACGTAG
- a CDS encoding DUF3313 domain-containing protein, with protein MAVLVLSLCFLISCAAKPHKETGFLGDHPEMKQTANFHRIYIKPDVDFTIYENVVIRPVNTEHLPEFKWYDNTYSEEELEEITECINDEFAEELREHYLIVKERPDYARKTLILELALVKLAPVDKYSNVISSA; from the coding sequence GTGGCTGTATTGGTCCTGAGCCTCTGTTTCCTCATCTCATGCGCGGCAAAGCCCCACAAGGAGACGGGCTTCCTGGGCGACCATCCGGAAATGAAACAGACCGCAAACTTCCACCGTATATACATCAAGCCCGACGTAGATTTTACGATCTACGAGAACGTGGTCATAAGGCCCGTCAACACCGAGCATCTCCCCGAATTCAAGTGGTACGACAACACGTACAGTGAAGAAGAACTGGAGGAAATCACCGAGTGTATAAATGACGAATTTGCCGAGGAATTGAGAGAACATTACCTTATCGTTAAGGAACGCCCCGATTACGCGAGGAAGACCCTGATTCTTGAACTGGCGCTGGTAAAGCTGGCACCGGTAGATAAATACAGCAATGTAATATCCAGCGCCTGA
- a CDS encoding PqiC family protein — MNSRLILCASLLLLVTGCLNLKQPAVKINYYQIEYEPMNVPTPKPLDVVLGVRDFDIATTYNSNRLVYKKGAFERDTYFYNRWIANPAAMITTATLSDFIHSGTYLAVVPIPGATKWNYEIQGYVRDIYENDLGNNWHGVVDLEITLIKGMPTDLKRRVLFQNSYHSSVPCAGKNPKAVIAAMSEAMQAISIELQGDVYKAIKDNLKDTEGVTEESKDTGNATRYLARNHVRN, encoded by the coding sequence ATGAACTCGCGTCTTATACTGTGCGCCTCTCTCCTGTTACTCGTTACCGGGTGTCTGAACCTGAAACAACCGGCAGTAAAAATCAACTACTACCAGATCGAATATGAACCCATGAATGTCCCCACGCCGAAACCGCTCGATGTAGTGCTGGGTGTGCGCGATTTCGACATCGCCACCACCTACAACAGCAATCGATTGGTATACAAAAAGGGCGCCTTCGAACGAGATACTTATTTTTATAACCGCTGGATTGCAAATCCGGCCGCGATGATAACTACTGCGACGCTCAGTGACTTTATACACTCCGGAACCTACCTTGCCGTTGTGCCCATCCCGGGAGCTACAAAATGGAACTATGAGATTCAAGGTTACGTCCGCGACATCTACGAAAACGACCTGGGTAATAACTGGCACGGAGTCGTCGACCTGGAGATAACACTCATCAAGGGCATGCCAACGGATCTGAAAAGGAGAGTCCTTTTCCAGAATAGTTACCACTCCTCAGTCCCCTGCGCTGGTAAAAACCCAAAGGCCGTTATCGCCGCAATGAGCGAGGCGATGCAGGCAATCTCCATCGAGTTGCAGGGGGATGTATATAAGGCCATTAAAGACAACCTCAAAGACACAGAGGGTGTCACCGAAGAATCAAAAGATACTGGAAATGCGACACGCTATCTGGCAAGAAACCATGTTCGCAACTGA
- a CDS encoding MlaD family protein — protein sequence MASNALKVRVGIFVIVGICLVVGILIVLFSLLSTTEKTIYVTYVSESTSGLDKDAAVKYKGVKIGRVAKIRIAPDGQLIEIVMEVNSSFHMKEQFISRVKYAGITGLRYVEIEPRDKDMKLDVDWEVAEKEFHPKYEVVSSAFSDLEQLGDTIQKTVNNINQLDIKKISDKLTTLLDNLDTLVAELKDSNVVTNINKAVAQLNNPKIGETIGHMEATAKKLHTLVSRLEEDGAADKLNALLDNVSMLAGNLNAVTFELQNMTALNGTLMAAQETVRELNQTLREGASTLIFSEPPKPRKISGD from the coding sequence GTGGCCAGTAACGCTCTCAAGGTTAGGGTTGGGATATTTGTTATCGTGGGCATATGTCTGGTTGTCGGGATCTTGATTGTACTATTCTCATTGCTGAGCACGACAGAGAAAACTATCTACGTAACCTACGTCTCTGAATCCACCTCCGGTTTAGACAAAGACGCCGCGGTAAAATACAAAGGGGTAAAGATAGGACGCGTTGCCAAGATACGTATCGCTCCGGACGGGCAACTTATAGAGATTGTAATGGAGGTCAATTCATCATTCCATATGAAAGAGCAGTTTATCTCGCGCGTGAAATATGCAGGTATAACGGGACTACGGTATGTTGAAATCGAACCCAGGGATAAAGACATGAAACTGGATGTGGATTGGGAAGTGGCAGAGAAAGAGTTTCACCCAAAATATGAAGTTGTCTCCTCAGCCTTTTCCGACCTTGAGCAACTTGGCGATACGATTCAAAAGACAGTCAATAATATCAACCAGCTTGACATCAAGAAGATCTCCGACAAGCTTACAACCTTGTTGGATAACCTGGATACACTTGTTGCAGAGCTTAAAGACTCTAATGTTGTCACTAACATAAATAAAGCCGTTGCACAACTCAATAACCCAAAGATCGGTGAGACCATTGGCCACATGGAAGCCACCGCCAAAAAGCTTCACACGCTTGTAAGCAGGCTTGAGGAGGATGGAGCCGCTGATAAGTTGAACGCCCTTTTGGACAACGTGTCAATGTTGGCGGGCAATTTGAACGCGGTGACGTTTGAACTGCAAAACATGACGGCATTAAATGGCACCTTGATGGCCGCTCAAGAAACCGTCCGGGAATTAAACCAGACACTAAGGGAAGGGGCCTCAACATTGATTTTCAGTGAGCCCCCCAAACCAAGAAAAATCTCAGGGGACTAA